The Terriglobales bacterium genome window below encodes:
- a CDS encoding aminotransferase class I/II-fold pyridoxal phosphate-dependent enzyme: MGFTRRNFLSRLAIGAGSAAVLQVPLAQRIFASPEPQRTLPLAGAIQLGSNENAYGPLPSAVSAMQDALSRANRYPFVLYGPLVERIAAYHRISPEQVVIGSGSTEPMRLSAQALVGTGKNVVVADPTFEAMGEFASELRAEIRKVPLSSSFAHDLDAMLKRVDANTAVVYICNPNNPTASVTPAGDLETFFGKLPAHVTVVMDEAYHHFADGMPGYRSFIDRAGDRFIVLRTFSKIYGMAGMRLGYSVSSAATAKKLSEYSLPISINIVAAAAGMASLDDDVAMKFAAERNAADRAEFMAQAAARKLAVIPSSCNFAMVKTGRPAKDLNAAFRARNIIVGRPFPPMLDYLRVSFGQPAEMKTFWQAWDQINS, translated from the coding sequence ATGGGGTTCACTCGACGCAATTTCCTTTCGCGGCTCGCAATCGGAGCGGGCTCGGCCGCAGTTTTGCAGGTGCCGCTGGCGCAGCGCATCTTCGCTTCGCCCGAGCCACAGCGCACGCTTCCTCTCGCCGGAGCCATCCAGCTCGGCAGCAATGAGAACGCATACGGGCCGTTACCATCGGCCGTCAGCGCCATGCAGGATGCGCTCAGTCGCGCGAACCGGTACCCCTTTGTGCTGTACGGTCCGTTGGTGGAGCGGATCGCTGCCTATCATCGCATCTCGCCGGAGCAAGTGGTCATCGGCAGCGGTTCCACCGAACCAATGCGGCTTTCGGCACAGGCTCTAGTTGGGACGGGAAAGAATGTCGTAGTCGCCGACCCGACCTTTGAGGCCATGGGCGAGTTTGCTTCAGAGCTGCGGGCGGAAATCCGAAAAGTACCTCTATCGTCCAGTTTTGCTCACGATCTGGATGCCATGCTGAAGCGCGTGGACGCCAACACCGCGGTCGTCTACATCTGCAATCCCAACAATCCCACGGCGAGTGTTACCCCTGCGGGCGATCTGGAGACGTTCTTCGGAAAGCTGCCGGCCCATGTAACCGTGGTGATGGACGAGGCGTACCATCACTTCGCCGACGGTATGCCAGGGTACCGCTCCTTCATCGATCGCGCCGGCGACCGCTTCATCGTGCTTCGGACATTCTCGAAGATCTACGGCATGGCGGGCATGCGGCTTGGCTATTCGGTTTCGTCCGCGGCCACGGCAAAGAAGCTCTCGGAGTATAGCCTGCCGATCAGTATCAACATTGTCGCCGCTGCGGCTGGAATGGCTTCGTTAGATGACGATGTAGCCATGAAGTTTGCGGCCGAGCGGAACGCCGCGGATCGAGCGGAGTTCATGGCACAGGCCGCGGCAAGGAAACTGGCGGTGATCCCGTCGAGCTGCAACTTTGCTATGGTTAAGACCGGGCGCCCTGCAAAGGACTTGAATGCTGCCTTTCGCGCCAGAAACATTATTGTCGGACGGCCGTTCCCGCCGATGCTGGATTATCTGCGTGTTTCGTTTGGTCAACCAGCAGAGATGAAGACGTTTTGGCAAGCGTGGGACCAGATCAATTCGTAG
- a CDS encoding cell division protein ZapA, whose amino-acid sequence MSQTNGNGSVRVEIYDQAYNLRGTDPEYIFKLAEFVDSRIRAVASQTSTVEALRLAVLAALNIADEYHILKRKYDAIAGDLTKRTNNLSDALDEVLSDNRKVG is encoded by the coding sequence TTGAGTCAGACAAACGGCAACGGCAGCGTGAGGGTCGAAATCTACGACCAGGCATATAACCTGCGTGGAACCGATCCGGAATACATTTTCAAGCTGGCGGAATTCGTGGACTCGAGAATACGTGCCGTCGCTTCGCAAACCTCCACGGTCGAAGCATTGCGTCTCGCCGTGCTTGCCGCACTGAACATCGCGGACGAGTACCACATCCTGAAGCGCAAATATGACGCTATCGCCGGCGACCTGACCAAGCGCACCAACAATCTTTCCGACGCGCTGGACGAAGTACTAAGTGATAATCGCAAGGTCGGATAA